The Microlunatus soli genome contains the following window.
CCTTAGCGGGCCGCGGTCGGCAACTCCCGGCCATCGATCCTCCCCCAGGTCGTCGGTACGGCCGGACCACGGCTTGGCTTCGTCAGCTCGTGGGGCTGTCGGACCGAGTGCAAGAATGCGGTCATGAGCGAGAAGCAAGCCAAACCGACGAACCGCCAGACCCCGTTCTCCGAGGCGTTTCGCGCGTTCATCGGGACCGGTTGGGCCGCAGACCCTGCCGAGCTGCCCGATCCGCTGCCCGCCACCGGGCCGGCCGCAGACCGGCGGGCCGCGGTCAGTGCCGCCTATCCCGGCGAACGGGTGGTGATCCCGGCCGGCGGCCTGCAGGTCCGCTCCAACGACACCGACTACCGGTTCCGGCCGCATTCGGCGTTCGCGCACCTGACCGGGCTGGGCACCGACAAGGAGCCCGACGCCGTGTTGGTGTTGGAGCCGACCGACTCCGGGCATGACGCCACGCTCTACTTCAAGCCGCGGGCGCCGCGTGACTCCGAGGAGTTCTACGCCAACGCCCGGTACGGCGAGATGTGGGTCGGCAAGCGGGAGACGCTGGAAGAGATGGCGGCCCTGTCCGGCCTCAGCTGCGTCCCGATCGAGGAGCTCGCCGAAGCACTGGCCAAGAACGCCGATCAGACGGCGATCCGGTTGCTGCGTTCGGCCGACCCGGAGATCGCCCGGATCGTCGACCAGCTCCGGGCCGATCAGGAGATCGACAGCGAGGCTGCCGAGCAGTCCGACGAGGAGCTGACCGTCTTCCTCAGCGAACTCCGGTTGATCAAGGACGCCTTCGAGCAGGATCAACTGCAAGAAGCCTGTGAGCAGACCGCGGCGGCCTTCGCCGAGGTGGTGAAGGGATTCCCGGAGGCGATCCGTCGCGGCCGGGGCGAGCGCTGGGTCGAGGGCATCTTCGGGCTGCACGCCCGGCATGCCGGCAATGCGGTCGGCTACGACACGATCGCCGCCTCCGGTGATCATGCCTGCACGCTGCACTGGATCCGCAACGACGGCGACCTCAAGGACGGCGATCTGATCCTGATCGACGCCGGTGTGGAGCTCGACTCGCTGTACACCGCCGACGTCACCCGGACGTTGCCGCTGAACGGGACGTTCTCCGAGGCCCAGCGCAAGGTCTACCAAGCAGTCCTGGCCGCGCAAGAGGCCGGTATCGCCGCGGCCAAGGCCGGCACCACGTTCTCCGAAGTCCACAAGGCGGCGATCGCGGTGATCGCGCAGTACCTGGATGAATGGGGCATCCTGCCGGTGAGCGTCGAGCAGACGCTGAGCGACGACGGCGGGCAGCATCGGCGCTGGATGGTGCACGGGACGTCCCACCATCTCGGCATCGACGTGCACGACTGTGCCCAGGCCCGCAAGGAGAACTACAAGGAGGGAACGCTGGCGCCGGGGATGGTGATCACCGTCGAACCCGGGATCTATTTCAAGTCCGACGATCTGCTGGTGCCGGAAGAGTTGCGCGGCATCGGCGTCCGGATCGAGGACGACATCTTGATCACCGAGGACGGCAATCGCAACCTGTCCGCCGCTCTGCCCCGGACCGCCGACGATGTCGAAGCCTGGATGGCCGGCCTGCTGAAGGCCTGACCCGATGAGCCCGCGCCGACCCGACGGTCCCCCGTCCCGCCGAGAACGCTATCTGTCGTTGAACGTTCTCGGCTCACGGCGGCGGCCGCCCGCGCCGGCAACGGCTCCCGAGCCGCCGCCGAACTCGGTGATCGACTGGGGCTGGTACGTCGGCGGCGTACGGCAGTCGGCACCCGATGTGGCGACCGCTGCCCGGCGCGCGGTCGCGGACAAGCACGGCTTCGTCTGGCTCGGGCTGAAGGATCCGACCGACGCCGATCTGCATGCGCTGCCGCAGCAGTTCGATCTGCATCCGTTGGCGATCGAGGACGCCGTCGAGGGCCACACCCGATCCAAGATGGAGATGTTCGGCGACGACATGTTCATGGTCATCTCGACCGTCGCCTACGTCGAGCACCAACATCTGTCCGAGGCCGCCGAGGTGGTCTCCACCGGCCAGGTGATGATCTTCCTCAACGAACACTTCGTGATCACCGTGCGGCGCGGTGAACATGCCCCGCTGGGCAACATCCGCAAGACTCTGGAGCAGGATCCCGAACGTCTCGCCGAAGGGCCGTGGACGGTGCTCTACTCGATCGCCGACATGATCATCGACGACTACCAGGACGTGGTCGGCGAGTTCGAGACCGACGTCGACGAGGTCGAGGCCGCGGTGTTCGCCGAGGACGGCGAACGCAAGGTCGCCAGCGTCTATCAACTGAAACGTGAGCTGATCGAATTCAAACGGTCGGTGGTGCCGCTGGGCCAACCGCTGCAGCGATTGTCGACCCGCGGCTACCCGATGATCCCGTCCGACGCCCAGGCCTATTTCCGCGAACTCCATGATCATCACATCGCCGCCGCCGAAGCCGTGTCCTCCTTCGACGAGGTGCTCACCTCGATCATGCAGGCCGCCCTGGCCCGGCTGTCGGTCAGCGACAACCAGGACATGCGCAAGCTGGCCGCGTACGCCGCGATGATCGCCGCCCCGACCGCTCTGGCCGGCATCTACGGCATGAACTTCAGCTGGATCCCCGGCGCCGACAGCCACTGGGGCTTCGTGATCTTCTGCGCCATCATCGCCGCCATGGTGCTGGCCATCTGGATCGGCTTCAAACGCAACAAGTGGTTGTAAGACCCATCCACCACCTGCAGCAGAGGCCGACCCGGCTCCACAGACCCGGCTCCACAGACTCCGGCCACTTCGCAGCAGCTGTTACCAAATCGCCCCGGAACAGCGACTACCGAGGGCGATTCCGCAACAAGAGTTACCATCTGACCAGCAATGCGGGGCGAGACGTTCGACAGCGACAACCGCACCCGGGCACCCAACGGGGATTTCGGCCCGGTGGTCGGGTTTCGGGTGTGGCGGGCGTTGCGTCGCGGCCGGTAGGACCAACAGCACCCAAGCACCCGAAGCGACCCGGCCGCGATGCTGGGCGGAAACCCGACCACCGGGCCGGAATCCCCAACCAGGCACCCAATCCTTCACAAACGAGGACCCATGGTGAGAGGTCCGACAGGCTCAGGACCCTTGGGCTACTGGAAGTAGGCGGCCCGAGCGCCGGGCATCTGCTGCAGCATCTCCCGAGCTTTGGCGGCGAGCTTGTGTTCGCAGAGCACCTCGTACTGGGCGGCGACGGTGTGACTGATCGAGGTGAAGTCGCGGCCGCGGCTGAGGGCGTACCCGATGGCCTGGAAGCCGATGCCGAGCACGATGCCGATCCCGAGGGCGACGGCCAACAGGGCCAGCCAGCTGCCGGGACGCCCGAAGATCACCATCACCACGGTGATCAACAGACCGGTGGTGACGCCGGACTGGATGCCCTGGCCGATCACGGTCCGCCAACTACGTCGGCCGAGGACCCGTTCGACCGACTTCAGACCGGTGCCGACGATCGCGAGATTCTGTACCTCGAACTTGTTGTCGGCCAGGTAGTCCACGGCCTTCTGGGCCTCGGCATAGCTGGTGTAGGTGCCGACCGTCTGCGGGAACTCGAGCTCGAACAGCGAGTTCCCCGGCCGGGAGAAGCTCTGGTTGGAAAATGACATTGGGCTCGCCTCCCGTTCTCACCCCCAACGCTACCGCGTGAACACACAGAACTCGTTACCCTCCGGATCTGCGAGCACGTCCCAGCCGATCTCGTCGTCACGGCGCCTCAGCAGCGTCGCCCCGGCATCGAGGTAGTCGGCGGTATCACCCCACACGTCCCAGTGGATCCGATTCTTCACCCGCTTGGGCTCGGGCACCGGGTTGAAGACCAGATCCCACGGCAGCCCGGCGGCTCCGCCGTCGATCCAGTGCCACGGATCGGCGGGATCGTGCTGCGCCGCCAGACCGAACTGCTCGGCCCACCAGGCGCTGATGGCGGCCGGGTCGGCGGCGTCGATCACCAATTCGTACAGTCGGTAGTCGGTCAACTGGGACGCGTTCCGTTCGAACGCGCAGAACTCTCCGCCCTCCGGATCTCGCATCACCGTCCAGCCCGGATGTTCGGTGTCTACGGTTGCGCCGAGTGCCGTCAGCGGGTCGGTCCCGCTCGCATGCACGTCGAGGTGGACCCGCTGCTTGACGGTCCGTGGCTCGGCGACCTGGTTGATCCAGATCGTGTGTTCCGGTTCGGTCCCCCGCAACACCCCGTCCGGGCCGTCGCCGTCGAACTCCGCGCTCAATCCGATCGCAGCCGCCCAGAAGTCGCCGATCCTGCGAGGGTCCTGAGCGTCGATCACCAGATCCTTGAATGCGCGCTGTCCACCCTGGTTGTCGACCATGATCGAAACGGTATCGTCCACCTCAGGATCCCACCAGGAGGAACGATGCCGCAGCAGACGATCAGTTCCGGCCCGCAGCAGGCGCCCACGCCGACGGTGTTCGTGTTGTTCGGTGCGACCGGCGACCTGTCCCGGCGGATGGTGCTGCCGGCCTTCTACGACCTGTTCTGCCGGGGACTCACCCCGCCGGAGTGGGTACTGGTCGGCAACGGCCGCGGTGCCGACGCAGACCAGGACTTCGCCGAACGGGTCCGCGCCTCGTTGGAGGAGTTCGGGCCGGGCAGCGACAAGATCGACGACAAGCAGTGGAAGGACTTCTCCGATCGGCTGCGGTTCGCCGGTGGTGGCTTCGACGAGACCGATCCGGGCAGTCTGCTGGATGTGATCGGCGAGGCCGCCGACGGCATCGGCGACGGCGCTCAGTACGTGCACTATCTCGCCGT
Protein-coding sequences here:
- a CDS encoding aminopeptidase P family protein gives rise to the protein MSEKQAKPTNRQTPFSEAFRAFIGTGWAADPAELPDPLPATGPAADRRAAVSAAYPGERVVIPAGGLQVRSNDTDYRFRPHSAFAHLTGLGTDKEPDAVLVLEPTDSGHDATLYFKPRAPRDSEEFYANARYGEMWVGKRETLEEMAALSGLSCVPIEELAEALAKNADQTAIRLLRSADPEIARIVDQLRADQEIDSEAAEQSDEELTVFLSELRLIKDAFEQDQLQEACEQTAAAFAEVVKGFPEAIRRGRGERWVEGIFGLHARHAGNAVGYDTIAASGDHACTLHWIRNDGDLKDGDLILIDAGVELDSLYTADVTRTLPLNGTFSEAQRKVYQAVLAAQEAGIAAAKAGTTFSEVHKAAIAVIAQYLDEWGILPVSVEQTLSDDGGQHRRWMVHGTSHHLGIDVHDCAQARKENYKEGTLAPGMVITVEPGIYFKSDDLLVPEELRGIGVRIEDDILITEDGNRNLSAALPRTADDVEAWMAGLLKA
- a CDS encoding VOC family protein, with amino-acid sequence MDDTVSIMVDNQGGQRAFKDLVIDAQDPRRIGDFWAAAIGLSAEFDGDGPDGVLRGTEPEHTIWINQVAEPRTVKQRVHLDVHASGTDPLTALGATVDTEHPGWTVMRDPEGGEFCAFERNASQLTDYRLYELVIDAADPAAISAWWAEQFGLAAQHDPADPWHWIDGGAAGLPWDLVFNPVPEPKRVKNRIHWDVWGDTADYLDAGATLLRRRDDEIGWDVLADPEGNEFCVFTR
- a CDS encoding magnesium and cobalt transport protein CorA; the encoded protein is MSPRRPDGPPSRRERYLSLNVLGSRRRPPAPATAPEPPPNSVIDWGWYVGGVRQSAPDVATAARRAVADKHGFVWLGLKDPTDADLHALPQQFDLHPLAIEDAVEGHTRSKMEMFGDDMFMVISTVAYVEHQHLSEAAEVVSTGQVMIFLNEHFVITVRRGEHAPLGNIRKTLEQDPERLAEGPWTVLYSIADMIIDDYQDVVGEFETDVDEVEAAVFAEDGERKVASVYQLKRELIEFKRSVVPLGQPLQRLSTRGYPMIPSDAQAYFRELHDHHIAAAEAVSSFDEVLTSIMQAALARLSVSDNQDMRKLAAYAAMIAAPTALAGIYGMNFSWIPGADSHWGFVIFCAIIAAMVLAIWIGFKRNKWL
- a CDS encoding general stress protein, whose protein sequence is MSFSNQSFSRPGNSLFELEFPQTVGTYTSYAEAQKAVDYLADNKFEVQNLAIVGTGLKSVERVLGRRSWRTVIGQGIQSGVTTGLLITVVMVIFGRPGSWLALLAVALGIGIVLGIGFQAIGYALSRGRDFTSISHTVAAQYEVLCEHKLAAKAREMLQQMPGARAAYFQ